A genomic window from Massilia sp. METH4 includes:
- a CDS encoding DUF493 family protein, with protein sequence MAAIPPKESLIEYPSDFPIKVMGPTHDAFTVTIIEVITKHDPTFHEGKVETRPSSGGKYTGLTVTVRATSREQLDALYAELSGHPMVKIVL encoded by the coding sequence ATGGCTGCGATCCCACCGAAAGAGTCCCTCATCGAATACCCGAGCGACTTCCCGATCAAGGTGATGGGCCCCACGCACGATGCCTTCACCGTCACGATCATCGAAGTCATCACGAAGCACGACCCGACTTTCCACGAAGGAAAAGTCGAGACGCGCCCTTCGTCCGGCGGCAAGTACACGGGCTTGACCGTGACCGTTCGCGCCACGAGCCGCGAACAGCTCGATGCGCTGTACGCCGAGCTGTCTGGCCACCCGATGGTGAAAATCGTTCTCTGA
- a CDS encoding molybdopterin cofactor-binding domain-containing protein yields MSRPVHAGRRAFLEGGALVVAFSLLPSLARAEFNGMGVPPVANPKLAGSLQRTPMLDSWICIAADGRVTVCSGKVELGTGVRTALMQVACEQLALPLPAIRFIAGDTDLTPNEGFTAGSHTMADSGTALLHASAQVATLLRGGAARRWGVAPHQVRLRDGRAVAPDGRSMHYGEAIAGITLRRAASEVSDLKPPAAYAVIGKAVRRVDIPAKVTGGQAYVQDLRLPGMLHARVVRPPRPGAQLAAVDVEAVRRMKGVHAVVRNGNYLAVIAVEEWHAIQAMYALTATAKWEGGAALPGRRAIHDYLQRIPSQDETILQRGGPLRPGLRTIRNRYTKQYVLHGSIGPSCAVAHLDAGRMTVWTHTQGVFPLRQALAEMLAMKPDAVRCIHTEGSGCYGQNGADDVAADAALLAREVPGRPIRVQLMRDQEHLWEPFAPAMVSTVVAALGPENRIDYWQYEVWSGSHNERPGNAGKLLPAQLLARPFVPSPSLPMPQPEGGGDRNALPLYAVPNIRVVNHFLPVTPLRTSAMRSLGAHLNIVAIEGTMDQLAALARIDPVEFRLGHLAAVPRAQAVIRSAAQRFGWSRQRAARPGHGIGFGFGQYKNTMAYVAIAIEIFFDQDKHEVHVLRVSAAADCGQVVNPDGARNQLEGGIIQSTSWTLLEALHHGEDGVKSFDWATYPILRFSGMPRTLDIALLDQPGQPFLGVAEAAQGPMAAALANAFAQAAGKRVFGLPLLAAG; encoded by the coding sequence GTGAGCCGCCCGGTCCATGCGGGGCGCCGCGCGTTCCTCGAAGGTGGCGCGCTGGTCGTCGCCTTTTCCCTGCTGCCGTCGCTGGCGCGCGCCGAATTCAACGGCATGGGCGTACCGCCGGTGGCCAATCCGAAGCTGGCCGGCAGCCTGCAGCGCACGCCCATGCTCGACTCCTGGATCTGCATCGCCGCGGATGGCCGCGTGACCGTCTGCAGCGGCAAGGTGGAACTGGGTACCGGTGTGCGCACGGCATTGATGCAGGTCGCCTGCGAGCAGCTCGCGCTGCCCCTGCCGGCCATTCGCTTCATCGCCGGCGACACGGACCTGACGCCGAACGAAGGCTTCACCGCGGGCAGCCACACGATGGCCGACAGCGGCACGGCACTGCTGCATGCGAGCGCCCAGGTCGCCACGCTGTTGCGCGGGGGAGCGGCGCGCCGCTGGGGCGTGGCACCGCACCAGGTGCGGTTGCGCGATGGCCGGGCCGTCGCGCCCGATGGACGGTCCATGCACTACGGCGAGGCGATTGCCGGCATCACGCTGCGGCGTGCCGCCTCCGAAGTGTCGGACCTGAAGCCGCCGGCCGCGTATGCGGTGATCGGCAAGGCTGTGCGGCGGGTGGATATTCCGGCCAAGGTGACCGGCGGCCAGGCCTATGTGCAGGACCTGCGCTTGCCTGGCATGCTGCATGCGCGTGTCGTGCGTCCGCCGCGCCCCGGCGCGCAACTGGCCGCAGTGGACGTGGAAGCGGTGCGGAGAATGAAGGGCGTGCACGCCGTGGTCCGCAATGGCAACTACCTGGCCGTCATCGCGGTGGAAGAATGGCATGCGATCCAGGCGATGTACGCTCTGACGGCCACGGCGAAATGGGAGGGCGGCGCGGCGCTGCCGGGCCGGCGTGCGATCCATGACTACCTGCAGCGCATACCATCGCAGGACGAGACGATCCTCCAGCGCGGCGGCCCGCTGCGTCCCGGCCTGCGCACGATTCGCAACCGGTACACGAAACAGTATGTGCTGCACGGCTCGATCGGCCCATCCTGCGCCGTGGCGCACCTGGACGCGGGGCGCATGACGGTGTGGACGCACACCCAGGGCGTTTTTCCCCTGCGTCAGGCGCTCGCAGAAATGCTGGCGATGAAGCCGGACGCCGTGCGCTGCATCCATACCGAGGGATCGGGCTGCTATGGGCAGAACGGCGCCGACGACGTGGCCGCGGACGCGGCGCTCCTGGCGCGCGAAGTACCCGGCCGGCCGATCCGGGTGCAGCTGATGCGCGACCAGGAACACCTGTGGGAGCCTTTCGCCCCGGCCATGGTGAGCACGGTCGTTGCCGCGCTGGGTCCGGAGAACCGGATCGACTACTGGCAGTACGAGGTATGGAGCGGTTCGCACAACGAAAGGCCCGGCAACGCGGGCAAGCTGCTGCCCGCGCAGCTGCTTGCCAGGCCGTTCGTGCCGTCGCCCTCCCTGCCCATGCCGCAGCCAGAGGGCGGCGGCGACCGCAATGCGCTGCCGCTGTACGCAGTGCCGAACATCCGGGTGGTGAACCATTTCCTGCCGGTGACGCCGCTGCGCACGTCGGCGATGCGTTCGCTGGGAGCGCACCTCAATATCGTGGCCATCGAAGGCACGATGGACCAGCTGGCCGCGCTGGCGCGTATCGACCCGGTCGAGTTCCGTCTCGGGCATCTCGCCGCCGTGCCACGCGCGCAGGCCGTGATACGCAGTGCGGCGCAGCGGTTCGGCTGGTCGCGGCAACGGGCTGCGCGGCCCGGGCATGGCATCGGATTCGGTTTCGGCCAGTACAAGAACACGATGGCTTACGTGGCGATCGCCATCGAAATCTTCTTCGACCAGGACAAGCATGAGGTCCACGTGCTCAGGGTATCGGCGGCGGCCGATTGCGGGCAGGTCGTCAACCCGGACGGGGCCAGGAACCAGCTCGAAGGCGGCATCATCCAGTCCACCAGCTGGACGCTGCTTGAAGCGCTGCACCATGGCGAGGATGGCGTGAAGAGCTTCGACTGGGCGACCTATCCGATCCTGCGATTTTCCGGCATGCCGCGCACGCTCGATATCGCATTGCTGGACCAGCCAGGGCAGCCGTTCCTCGGCGTGGCCGAGGCGGCGCAGGGCCCGATGGCGGCCGCGCTGGCCAATGCCTTCGCGCAGGCTGCCGGCAAGAGGGTATTCGGGTTGCCGCTGCTGGCAGCGGGTTGA
- a CDS encoding alkene reductase, whose product MKAILQSATLGDLAIANRIAMAPVTRSRAGTDGVPDDLAAQYYQQRASAGLLISEATNVSPASAAFELAPGIHTPEQAAGWQRVAAAVHREGGKLFMQLWHGGRVGSYALLGGAAPLSPSGVNDDLHLLQVYGMLRNGQYTRIAASPSRAMERAEIFSAVRAFGIGAANALEAGLDGVEIHAANGYLPQQFLSPHVNRRTDDFGGGIANRARFLRLVIESVMLSFPAARIGVRISPFAQYNNARDPAVAETYGYLLRMLDEYGIGYVHAADTNAWGGAPDMEELLSLVRTNYRGFVIANGGLTPEAGDGLIRDGRADMVSFGRQFIANSDLVRRIAQGGPYNEPDPFTFYGGGARGYVDYPALAA is encoded by the coding sequence ATGAAAGCCATCCTGCAATCCGCCACGCTCGGCGACCTCGCCATCGCCAACCGTATCGCCATGGCCCCGGTCACGCGCAGCCGCGCGGGCACGGACGGGGTACCCGATGACCTGGCCGCACAATACTATCAACAGCGCGCATCGGCCGGCCTCCTCATTTCGGAGGCCACCAATGTCTCCCCCGCGTCGGCGGCCTTCGAACTGGCGCCCGGCATCCACACGCCGGAACAGGCAGCGGGATGGCAGCGCGTCGCCGCGGCCGTCCACCGGGAAGGCGGCAAGCTGTTCATGCAGCTCTGGCACGGCGGCCGCGTCGGCTCGTATGCGCTGCTCGGCGGCGCGGCACCGCTGTCGCCATCGGGCGTCAACGACGACCTGCACCTGTTGCAGGTATACGGCATGCTGCGCAACGGCCAGTACACGCGCATCGCCGCTTCGCCGTCGCGCGCCATGGAGCGCGCCGAGATCTTCAGCGCCGTGCGCGCGTTCGGCATCGGGGCGGCCAACGCGCTCGAGGCGGGGCTCGATGGCGTGGAGATCCACGCGGCCAACGGCTACCTGCCGCAGCAGTTCCTGTCGCCCCACGTCAACCGGCGCACCGACGACTTCGGCGGCGGCATCGCGAACCGCGCAAGGTTCCTGCGCTTGGTGATCGAGTCGGTCATGCTGTCCTTTCCCGCCGCGCGCATCGGCGTGCGCATTTCGCCCTTTGCGCAGTACAACAACGCGCGCGACCCGGCCGTGGCCGAGACCTATGGTTACCTGCTGCGCATGCTCGACGAGTACGGGATCGGCTATGTCCACGCGGCCGACACGAACGCCTGGGGCGGCGCGCCGGACATGGAGGAACTCCTGTCGCTCGTCCGCACCAACTACCGGGGCTTCGTGATCGCCAACGGCGGATTGACCCCGGAGGCGGGCGATGGACTGATCCGCGACGGCCGGGCCGACATGGTGTCCTTCGGCCGGCAATTCATCGCCAACTCCGACCTGGTGCGCCGCATCGCGCAGGGTGGGCCCTACAACGAGCCCGATCCGTTCACGTTCTACGGGGGCGGCGCCAGGGGGTATGTCGATTACCCGGCACTGGCCGCCTGA
- the lipB gene encoding lipoyl(octanoyl) transferase LipB, whose protein sequence is MSTTRPEPAVIRHLGQADYEPTFAAMRAFTDARTPETPDELWIVEHPPVYTLGLGADRGHLLGGASRIPVVQTDRGGEVTYHGPGQVVIYLLMDLRRNKPGGKLYARQFVHKIEQAIINVLASYRLAGERIEGAPGIYIAEGPRRGAKIAALGLKVRGNGCTYHGVSLNVAMDLAPFTWINPCGYAGLETIDMRSMGVDAALADVQLALANELVRQLEASQPDLPAAA, encoded by the coding sequence ATGTCCACCACGAGACCCGAACCGGCGGTGATCCGCCACCTCGGTCAAGCCGACTACGAACCCACGTTCGCGGCGATGCGCGCCTTCACCGATGCACGCACGCCGGAGACGCCCGACGAGCTGTGGATCGTCGAGCACCCGCCCGTCTACACGCTGGGCCTGGGCGCCGACCGCGGCCACCTGCTGGGCGGTGCCTCGCGGATTCCCGTGGTGCAGACGGACCGCGGCGGCGAAGTGACGTACCACGGCCCCGGCCAGGTGGTGATCTACCTGCTGATGGACCTGCGCCGCAACAAGCCGGGCGGCAAGCTGTATGCCCGGCAGTTCGTGCACAAGATCGAGCAGGCGATCATCAACGTGCTGGCGTCGTATCGACTGGCCGGCGAGCGCATCGAAGGCGCGCCCGGCATCTACATCGCCGAAGGCCCCAGGCGCGGGGCGAAGATCGCCGCGCTCGGATTGAAAGTGCGGGGCAACGGCTGCACCTACCACGGCGTGTCCCTGAATGTGGCGATGGACCTGGCGCCGTTCACCTGGATCAACCCCTGCGGCTACGCCGGCCTGGAAACCATCGACATGCGCTCGATGGGCGTGGACGCGGCGTTGGCCGACGTGCAACTGGCGCTGGCCAACGAGCTGGTGCGCCAGCTCGAAGCCAGCCAACCCGATCTACCCGCTGCCGCCTGA
- the lipA gene encoding lipoyl synthase, producing the protein MTTETTTANANAAAYNPSEKQKGASKTSRIPIKIVPIEQVERLKKPEWIRVKAASASSRFYEIKDILRENKLVTVCEEASCPNIGECFGKGTATFMIMGDKCTRRCPFCDVGHGRPDPLDVNEPSNLANTIAKLRLSYVVITSVDRDDLRDGGAAHFVECITKTKELSPKTQIEVLVPDFRGRLEKALNIFADGLPDVMNHNLETVPRLYKEARPGADYLHSLKLLKDFKALYPNVKTKSGLMVGLGETDEEILQVMRDMREHDIDMLTIGQYLAPSNSHLPVRRYVHPDTFKMFEEEAYKMGFGHAAVGAMVRSSYHADVQAHNLLEAAG; encoded by the coding sequence ATGACCACCGAGACCACCACAGCCAACGCCAACGCAGCCGCTTACAACCCGAGCGAAAAGCAGAAGGGCGCCAGCAAGACCTCGCGCATCCCGATCAAGATCGTGCCGATCGAGCAGGTGGAACGCCTGAAGAAGCCCGAGTGGATTCGCGTGAAGGCGGCATCGGCTTCCAGCCGCTTCTACGAAATCAAGGACATCCTGCGTGAAAACAAGCTGGTGACCGTGTGCGAGGAAGCTTCCTGCCCGAACATCGGCGAATGCTTCGGCAAGGGCACGGCTACCTTCATGATCATGGGCGACAAGTGCACGCGCCGCTGCCCGTTCTGCGACGTGGGCCACGGCCGCCCGGACCCGCTGGACGTGAACGAGCCGTCCAACCTGGCCAACACGATCGCCAAGCTGCGCCTGTCCTACGTGGTGATCACATCGGTCGACCGCGACGACCTGCGCGACGGCGGCGCCGCCCACTTCGTCGAGTGCATCACGAAGACGAAGGAACTGTCGCCGAAAACCCAGATCGAAGTGCTGGTGCCGGACTTCCGCGGCCGCCTGGAAAAGGCGCTGAACATCTTTGCGGACGGCCTGCCGGACGTGATGAACCACAACCTGGAAACCGTGCCGCGCCTGTACAAGGAAGCCCGCCCCGGCGCCGACTACCTGCACTCGCTGAAACTGCTGAAGGACTTCAAGGCCCTGTACCCGAACGTGAAGACCAAGTCGGGCCTGATGGTCGGCCTGGGCGAGACGGACGAGGAAATCCTGCAGGTGATGCGCGACATGCGCGAGCACGACATCGACATGCTGACGATCGGCCAGTACCTGGCCCCGTCGAACAGCCACCTGCCGGTGCGCCGCTACGTGCACCCGGATACGTTCAAGATGTTCGAGGAAGAGGCGTACAAGATGGGCTTCGGCCACGCCGCCGTGGGCGCCATGGTGCGCAGCTCGTACCATGCGGACGTGCAGGCGCATAACCTGCTGGAAGCAGCCGGCTGA
- a CDS encoding M17 family peptidase N-terminal domain-containing protein, with amino-acid sequence MTDHSTTPLRLSIGSACGVQFDVVAWGPAQADVDLSVACMFEREMTNAGMSGGLLALDGALGGRLARLRQAGAFRAQPMETLLITMPPAGVASRAILVIGMGDPALLDGETLRRAARVAMREAIRFGAASMAFAPSVLDAGHTDNAGLYMQDVMVDGMLGALRAEYMLAEAGLSPLPNLRHCSFDVGAPRAQAAHRAFVEAFDRLATR; translated from the coding sequence ATGACCGATCACTCCACCACCCCGCTCCGCCTGTCGATCGGCAGCGCATGCGGCGTCCAGTTCGACGTCGTCGCCTGGGGGCCGGCGCAAGCCGACGTCGACCTGAGCGTTGCATGCATGTTCGAGCGCGAAATGACAAACGCCGGCATGTCCGGCGGACTACTGGCGCTTGACGGAGCCCTCGGCGGCCGGCTGGCACGCCTGCGGCAGGCCGGCGCCTTTCGGGCGCAGCCGATGGAAACCCTGTTGATCACAATGCCTCCGGCGGGCGTGGCGTCGCGGGCAATCCTGGTGATCGGCATGGGCGACCCGGCATTGCTGGACGGCGAAACGCTTCGTCGTGCGGCGCGGGTTGCCATGCGCGAAGCGATCCGGTTCGGTGCCGCCTCGATGGCCTTCGCTCCCAGCGTGCTCGATGCCGGCCATACCGATAACGCCGGGCTCTACATGCAGGACGTCATGGTGGATGGCATGCTGGGCGCCCTGCGCGCCGAGTACATGCTGGCTGAAGCCGGCCTGTCGCCCTTGCCGAATCTGCGGCATTGCAGTTTCGACGTTGGCGCCCCCCGGGCGCAGGCGGCACATCGCGCCTTCGTGGAAGCGTTCGATCGCCTGGCTACCCGTTGA
- a CDS encoding LysR family transcriptional regulator, translating into MDRFSELHAFCAVATSGGFSAAGRQLGLVPSTVARLVDGLEARLGAPLLNRSTRQVTLTEAGADYFARAQAILASLEEADDAAASAHAGPRGLLRVSAPVAFARLYIAPHLAELQQVHPRLELELMVSDALSDMVGDAIDVAIRIGAADSQPDLVARRLAGHRRIVCASPSYLERRGMPQVPADLLQHECLRFAYTGLSRRPGWRFLKDGETVEIAVRGRLVANSSDVLREAALDGAGIALLPDWLVSADVEEGRLAALLADFESNPGPMDVGVFAVYQPNRRGSGKVRAFVDFIAQRLKDQ; encoded by the coding sequence ATGGACCGCTTCTCCGAACTTCATGCTTTTTGCGCCGTGGCCACGAGCGGCGGCTTTTCCGCTGCCGGCAGGCAGCTCGGGCTGGTGCCGTCCACGGTCGCGCGCCTCGTCGACGGCCTCGAGGCGCGCCTGGGTGCGCCGCTGCTGAACCGCTCGACGCGCCAGGTCACGCTGACCGAAGCCGGCGCCGACTACTTCGCGAGGGCACAGGCGATCCTGGCCAGTCTGGAGGAGGCCGATGACGCGGCGGCTTCGGCGCACGCGGGGCCGCGGGGACTGCTGAGGGTGAGCGCGCCCGTGGCCTTTGCCCGGCTCTATATCGCGCCGCACCTGGCCGAACTCCAGCAGGTCCATCCCCGCCTGGAGCTCGAACTGATGGTGTCCGACGCGCTGTCGGACATGGTAGGCGACGCGATCGATGTGGCGATCCGCATCGGCGCGGCGGACAGCCAGCCGGACCTGGTGGCAAGGCGGCTTGCGGGCCACCGGCGCATCGTCTGCGCGAGCCCTTCCTATCTCGAGCGCCGCGGCATGCCGCAAGTTCCCGCGGACCTGCTCCAGCACGAATGCCTGCGCTTCGCATACACAGGCTTGTCGCGCCGGCCGGGATGGCGTTTCCTGAAGGATGGCGAAACCGTCGAGATCGCGGTGCGGGGCCGGCTGGTCGCCAACAGTTCCGACGTGCTGCGCGAAGCGGCGCTCGATGGCGCGGGCATCGCGCTGCTGCCCGACTGGCTGGTCAGCGCGGACGTGGAAGAGGGCAGGCTGGCCGCCCTGCTGGCGGATTTCGAGAGCAACCCGGGACCGATGGATGTCGGCGTGTTCGCCGTCTACCAGCCGAACCGCCGCGGCTCCGGGAAAGTACGTGCATTCGTCGACTTCATCGCACAGCGCCTCAAGGACCAGTGA
- a CDS encoding FAD-dependent monooxygenase, with translation MNEEAKTAGRKAVVIGGSIGGLTTAALLRREGWDVEVFERSPSDLSGRGGGLVLQGDMLRALHQADIGWHGTPGVTTVDRIFLARDDSVIRRLHMPQTQTSWNALYGMLRDAQPAVHAGFALTGFEQRSGKVTAHFANGRHVEADLLVGADGARSQVRRQMFPGLQPRYAGYVAWRGLVPETELPDGLRDRLDHTFVFQQGERHMFLTYPVPGEDGATGPGKRRWNWVWYLPADAGAALDAILTDSDGRRHEASLPPGAMAPATTQGLLVQAGDILAPSLRALIEATSRPFVQAIVDFQAPAMRDGRVLLLGDAAAVIRPHTASGTGKAAADAMALAHALRDGYADSRLDGWERVRLAAARELGQWGVELGAGIMGS, from the coding sequence ATGAACGAGGAAGCGAAAACGGCTGGCCGCAAGGCGGTCGTCATCGGCGGCTCCATCGGGGGGCTGACCACCGCGGCGCTGCTGCGCCGCGAAGGATGGGACGTGGAAGTCTTCGAGCGCTCGCCGTCGGACCTGTCCGGCCGGGGCGGCGGGCTGGTGCTGCAGGGCGACATGCTGCGGGCACTGCACCAGGCCGACATCGGCTGGCACGGCACGCCGGGCGTGACGACGGTCGACCGGATCTTCCTCGCGCGGGACGACAGCGTGATCCGCCGGCTGCACATGCCGCAGACGCAGACCTCGTGGAACGCGCTGTACGGCATGCTGAGGGATGCCCAGCCGGCGGTGCATGCCGGGTTCGCATTGACGGGCTTCGAGCAACGGTCCGGCAAGGTGACCGCGCACTTCGCGAACGGCCGGCACGTGGAGGCCGATCTGCTGGTCGGCGCCGATGGCGCCCGCTCGCAGGTGCGCAGGCAAATGTTCCCCGGACTGCAGCCTCGCTATGCGGGCTACGTGGCCTGGCGCGGCCTGGTGCCGGAAACGGAGCTGCCGGACGGGCTCCGGGACCGGCTCGACCACACCTTCGTGTTCCAGCAAGGCGAGCGGCACATGTTCCTCACGTATCCGGTGCCGGGTGAGGATGGCGCCACCGGTCCTGGCAAACGCCGGTGGAACTGGGTGTGGTACCTCCCTGCGGACGCCGGCGCGGCGCTCGACGCCATCCTGACCGACAGCGATGGCCGGCGGCACGAGGCATCGCTGCCGCCTGGCGCCATGGCGCCCGCCACGACGCAGGGACTACTCGTACAGGCGGGCGATATCCTGGCGCCTTCGCTGCGGGCGCTGATCGAGGCGACCTCAAGGCCGTTCGTCCAGGCGATCGTCGATTTCCAGGCGCCGGCAATGCGGGACGGGCGTGTGCTGCTGCTCGGCGACGCCGCGGCCGTCATCCGGCCGCATACCGCCAGCGGTACCGGCAAGGCTGCGGCGGATGCGATGGCGCTGGCGCATGCACTGCGCGACGGCTATGCCGACAGTCGGCTGGACGGTTGGGAGCGGGTGCGCCTGGCGGCGGCGCGCGAGCTGGGCCAGTGGGGCGTGGAGCTCGGCGCAGGCATCATGGGCAGCTGA
- a CDS encoding (2Fe-2S)-binding protein: MTTSLTLNGRATRFSSDPDTPLLYVLRNEGKLNGAKFGCGMGQCGACTVIVDGEAVFSCLAPLATLEGRSVRTVEGLGTAAAPGPLQAAFIRHQAAQCGYCIAGMLMRAQALLDRVPNPTDQQIREHMEPNLCRCGTHTRIFAAIKDAASGGKA, from the coding sequence ATGACCACCAGCTTGACTCTGAACGGCCGCGCGACGCGGTTCTCGTCCGACCCGGACACGCCGCTGCTCTACGTACTGCGCAATGAAGGAAAGCTGAACGGCGCGAAGTTCGGTTGCGGCATGGGGCAGTGCGGCGCCTGCACCGTGATCGTCGATGGCGAGGCCGTGTTCTCGTGCCTGGCACCGCTGGCCACGCTGGAAGGGCGTTCCGTGCGTACCGTGGAGGGGCTGGGAACGGCCGCCGCGCCGGGGCCGCTCCAGGCCGCGTTTATCCGGCACCAGGCGGCCCAGTGCGGCTACTGCATCGCCGGCATGCTGATGCGCGCGCAGGCCCTGCTGGACCGGGTTCCGAACCCGACCGACCAGCAGATCCGCGAGCACATGGAGCCGAACCTGTGCCGCTGCGGAACGCACACGCGCATCTTCGCGGCCATCAAGGACGCCGCCAGCGGGGGCAAGGCGTGA
- a CDS encoding c-type cytochrome, with translation MNIKLAVTGLLGAVSILAVLYGWSSEPAMPAAAAPMPAASAQVLEEGRRIVALGDCMVCHTSATGRAYAGGLPLKTPFGTIYSTNITPDAETGIGRWTQAAFTRALRRGVASDGHLLYPAFPYTHYTRMSDRDIGLAYAYLMSRPAVRYTPPANELVFPLNFRPLLAFWNVLFLTPGNGAEAPAHGATIERGRYLVDTLGHCASCHSGLNVLGGERKPAFGGGEIDGWHAPALTRLTQGRNPWSTQQLADYLHGGLALGHGAAKGPMRPVAERLAEVPREDALAMASYLMSIQESAPPGSGKAPPATAPAGSAIAQGRIVFDAACASCHAAPAAMMRIGGRPALARSSALLSGTPVNFVQTVLAGIPWHGGSAVYMPPFAATLSDEQIASLAAYLRQDLDGQEAWHDVARQSAAIRKELQP, from the coding sequence ATGAACATCAAACTTGCCGTCACCGGGCTGCTGGGCGCGGTATCGATCCTCGCAGTGCTGTATGGATGGAGCAGCGAGCCGGCGATGCCCGCGGCGGCTGCACCGATGCCCGCGGCATCCGCCCAGGTGCTGGAAGAAGGACGGCGCATCGTCGCGCTGGGCGACTGCATGGTGTGCCACACCTCGGCCACCGGCAGGGCCTATGCCGGCGGGCTGCCGCTCAAGACGCCGTTCGGCACCATCTACAGCACCAACATCACGCCGGATGCCGAGACGGGCATCGGGCGCTGGACCCAGGCCGCCTTCACGCGCGCGCTGCGCCGCGGCGTCGCCAGCGACGGTCACCTGCTGTACCCGGCATTCCCCTACACGCACTACACGCGCATGAGCGACCGCGACATTGGCCTGGCCTACGCCTACCTGATGAGCCGGCCGGCCGTGCGTTACACACCGCCGGCGAACGAACTCGTCTTTCCGCTGAACTTCCGGCCGCTGCTGGCATTCTGGAACGTGCTGTTCCTCACGCCGGGCAACGGTGCCGAAGCGCCGGCGCATGGCGCGACGATCGAGCGCGGACGCTACCTGGTCGACACCCTCGGGCACTGCGCTTCCTGCCACAGCGGCCTGAACGTGCTGGGCGGGGAACGCAAGCCGGCGTTCGGCGGCGGCGAGATCGACGGCTGGCATGCCCCGGCACTGACGCGGCTCACGCAGGGGCGCAACCCCTGGTCCACGCAGCAGCTCGCCGATTACCTGCACGGCGGGCTGGCCCTCGGCCACGGCGCGGCCAAGGGCCCGATGCGGCCCGTGGCCGAGCGGCTGGCCGAGGTGCCGCGCGAGGATGCGCTGGCCATGGCCAGCTACCTGATGAGCATCCAGGAGAGTGCGCCGCCCGGCTCCGGCAAGGCGCCACCGGCAACGGCGCCGGCCGGAAGCGCCATCGCCCAGGGCAGGATCGTGTTCGATGCCGCCTGCGCCAGCTGCCATGCCGCACCGGCCGCCATGATGCGCATCGGTGGCCGCCCCGCGCTCGCCCGCAGCAGTGCCCTCTTGTCCGGAACGCCGGTCAATTTCGTGCAGACCGTCCTCGCGGGCATACCTTGGCACGGCGGCTCCGCCGTGTACATGCCGCCGTTCGCGGCGACCTTGAGCGACGAGCAGATCGCCAGCCTGGCGGCCTACCTGCGCCAGGACCTGGACGGGCAGGAAGCCTGGCACGACGTCGCCAGGCAAAGCGCAGCCATTCGCAAGGAACTTCAACCATGA
- a CDS encoding helix-turn-helix transcriptional regulator, giving the protein MNFGDKLKKLRTERGLTQPQFAEQLGIEQSYLSKLENDKSVPSADMFATILAGTGLDAATFLDGIDKQLLATTLRHIPAVSQFNTQAEAEQVHDHKKWLYGCGLAWLTGFAMMLAANDGIFFSNKIYRYESPGVILPGEADNIFDKQQEILSFQMMAKTITHEQFASRMADFKANRARPAIAETRTDRGGFYVEPARNGHRRFELVKTRHEEAPENRILQFLGAVVLASGFVGLFIEWRLRRIRTRQEKRP; this is encoded by the coding sequence ATGAATTTCGGCGACAAGCTGAAGAAACTCCGCACCGAACGCGGCCTCACCCAGCCGCAGTTCGCCGAGCAGCTGGGGATCGAACAATCCTATCTGTCCAAGCTGGAGAACGACAAGTCGGTCCCTTCCGCCGACATGTTCGCTACCATCCTTGCCGGCACGGGCCTGGATGCCGCCACCTTCCTGGACGGCATCGACAAGCAACTCCTCGCCACCACCCTGCGGCACATCCCCGCTGTCAGCCAGTTCAACACCCAGGCCGAGGCGGAGCAGGTCCACGACCACAAGAAATGGCTGTACGGCTGCGGTCTCGCCTGGCTCACCGGTTTCGCCATGATGCTGGCGGCGAACGACGGCATTTTCTTCTCCAACAAGATCTACCGCTATGAGTCGCCCGGCGTGATCCTGCCCGGCGAAGCGGACAACATCTTCGACAAGCAGCAGGAAATCCTCAGTTTCCAGATGATGGCCAAGACCATCACGCATGAACAATTCGCCAGCCGGATGGCCGACTTCAAGGCCAACCGCGCCCGGCCCGCCATTGCCGAGACGAGGACCGATCGCGGCGGCTTCTACGTGGAGCCGGCGCGCAACGGCCACCGCCGCTTCGAACTGGTCAAGACGCGACACGAGGAAGCGCCGGAAAACCGCATTCTCCAGTTCCTTGGCGCGGTCGTGCTGGCATCCGGTTTCGTCGGCCTGTTCATCGAATGGCGGCTGCGCCGCATCCGCACCAGGCAAGAAAAACGCCCTTGA